The nucleotide sequence CGCGTAAACAGGCTACTATCGCAGTCCGCAGTGGGTTAAACAATGACGAGCAGTTCGGTTGCGTTGTTCCCCCGATTCATCTCTCCAGCACCTACAACTTCACCGGTTTTAATGAGCCCAGAGCGCATGACTATTCCCGGCGCGGCAACCCGACCCGTGATGTGGTTCAACGCGCGCTGGCGGAACTGGAAGGGGGGGCGGGCGCGGTCATGACCAGCAGCGGCATGTCGGCTATCCTGCTGGTGTGTACGGTGTTTTTGCGGCCTGGCGACCTGCTGGTGGCTCCGCACGATTGCTACGGCGGCAGCTACCGTCTGTTCGACAGCCTGAGCAAGCGCGGCGCCTACCGGGTGAAATTCGTCGATCAGGGCAATGCGGCCGACTTGAAGGCGGCGCTGGCGGAAAAACCGAAGCTGGTACTGGTGGAAAGCCCCAGCAATCCGCTGCTGCGTGTGGTGGATATCGCGGCCATCTGTCAGGCGGCGCGCGAAGCGGGTGCAGTGAGCGTGGTGGATAACACCTTCCTGAGCCCGGCGTTGCAAAATCCGCTGAAGCTGGGGGCGGATCTGGTCGTACACTCTTGCACCAAATACCTCAATGGTCATTCGGACGTGGTGGCCGGCGCGGTTATCGCCCGTGACCCCGAGGTGGTGACGGAGCTGGCCTGGTGGGCCAACAACATTGGCGTGACCGGCGCGGCCTTTGACAGCTACCTGCTGTTGCGCGGTCTGCGCACGCTGTCGCCGCGGATGACGATGGCGCAGAAGAATGCGCTACAAATTGTGGAGTATTTGCAGCATCAGCCACTGGTGAAGACGTTGTATCATCCTTCTTTGCCCGGGAATGCCGGTCATGAGATTGCCCGTCGGCAGCAGTCCGGTTTTGGCGCGATGTTGAGTTTTGAGCTGGATGGCGATGAAGATACCCTGCGTCGTTTTCTGTCCGCTTTGGATCTCTTCACGCTGGCGGAATCGTTGGGCGGCGTCGAGAGCCTGATTTCTCATGCCGCTACCATGACTCACGCCGGCATGGCGCCGCAAGCGCGCGCCGCCGCCGGTATCTCGGAAACGTTATTGCGTATTTCTGTCGGCATTGAAGACGGCGACGATCTGGTCGCCTCTCTGGACAGAGCATTTCAGGCAGCAGCTAAGAGGTAACAATGAGTGCGTTAGGGATAGCAGCGGCCGTGAAGGGACGGCAACTGCACAAATTCGGCGGCAGTAGCCTGGCTGATGTGAAATGTTATCAACGTGTCGCCGGTATCATGGCGGATTACAGCCAGGCGGGCGATTTGATGGTGGTATCGGCGGCGGGCAGCACCACCAACCAGTTGATCAGCTGGTTGAACCTCAGCCAGTCTGACCGGATTTCCGCCCATCAGGTACAACAATCGCTGCGCCGTTATCAAAGCGAGCTGATTTCCGGCTTGCTGCCTGCCGAAACGGCAGCACCGCTTATCAATGAATTCATTCGCGATCTGGAACGCCTGGCCGCGCTGTTGGATAGCAAGGTAACCGATGCCGCCTACGCCGAAGTGGTCGGGCACGGCGAAATCTGGTCCGCCCGGCTGATGGCGGCGGTACTGAGTCAGAGAAACCTGCCTGCCGCCTGGCTGGATGCCCGCACTTTCCTGCGCGCCGAGCGTGCGGCGCAGCCGCAGGTCGATGAAGGTCGTTCCTGGCCGCTGCTGCAACAACTGCTGACCCAGCATGCCGGGCAACGTCTGGTGATTACCGGTTTTATCAGCAGTAACGACGCAGGTGAAACCGTCCTGCTGGGCCGTAACGGCAGCGACTATTCCGCCACGCAGATTGGTGCGCTGGCTGGCGTCGAGCGTGTCACCATCTGGAGCGACGTGGCCGGTGTTTACAGCGCTGACCCGCGCAAGGTCAAAGACGCCTGCCTGTTGCCGCTGCTGCGGCTGGATGAAGCCAGCGAGCTGGCCCGTCTGGCGGCGCCGGTATTGCATGCCCGTACTCTGCAGCCGGTTTCCGGCAGCGATATCGATCTGCAATTGCGCTGCAGCTACCAGCCTGAACAAGGGTCGACCCGCATTGAACGTGTGCTGGCCTCCGGCACCGGCGCCAAGATAGTCACCAGTCATGATGATGTTTGCCTGATTGAGATCGGCATACCGGCGGACCACGATTTTGCCCGCATGCACAAAGACGTCGAACAGTTGTTGCAGAAATCCCAAATCCGTCCGCTGGCGCTGGGCGTGCATCAGGATCGCAACCTGCTGCAACTGTGCTACACCTCGGAAGTGATACATAGCGCCTGGCAGGTGCTGGAACAGGCGGCGTTACCGGTATCGCTCCATCTGCGCGAAGGGCTGGCGTTGGTGGCGTTGGTGGGGGCGGGCGTCTGCCGTAACCCGCTGCACAGCCACCGTTTTTACCAGCAACTGCGTGACCAGCCGATCGAGTTTGTCTGGCAGGCAGAAGATAACATCAGCCTGGTGGCGGTGTTGCGTGTAGGGCCGACCGAACATCTGGTGCGCGGCCTGCATCATTCGCTGTTCCGGGCGGAAAAACGCATCGGTCTGGTGCTGTTCGGTAAAGGTAATATCGGCTCACGTTGGCTGGAGCTGTTCGCCCGTGAGCAGAGCCTGATTTCGGCGCGCACCGGTTTTGAGTTCACGCTGGCGGGCGTGGTGGACAGTTCCCGCAGCCTGTTGAATTACGAGGGGTTGGACGCCAGCCGTGTCTTGGCCTTCTTTGGCGACGAAGCGCAGGAGCGTGACGACGATGAGCTGTTCCTGTGGATGCGCGCCCATCCGTATGACGATCTGGTGGTGCTGGATGTCACCGCCAGCCAGTCGGTGGCCGATCTCTATCTGGATTTCGCCAGCTATGGTTTCCATGTGATCAGCGCCAATAAACTGGCGGGCGCATCCGGCGGCGATAACTATCGCCAGATCCGCGACGCGTTCGCCAAAACCGGGCGCCACTGGCTGTACAACGCCACCGTCGGCGCTGGGTTGCCGGTAAACTATGCGGTGCGGGATCTGCGTGAAAGCGGCGACAGCATTCTGGCTATCAGCGGCATCTTCTCCGGCACGCTGTCATGGCTGTTCCTGCAGTTTGACGGAACGGTGCCTTTTACCGAACTGGTGGATCAAGCCTGGCAGCAAGGATTGACCGAGCCGGATCCGCGCGTCGACCTTTCCGGTCAGGACGTGATGCGCAAGCTGGTTATTCTGGCGCGCGAAGCGGGTTATGAGATAGAGCCCAATCAGGTGCGGGTGGAATCGCTGGTGCCTGCCGGATGTGAGAATGGTTCGGTGGATCAATTCTTTGAAGACGGCGAGCCGCTGAATCAGCACATGTTGCAGCGACTGGAAGCCGCCAACGAGATGGGGCTGGTGCTGCGTTATGTCGCCCGCTTCGATGTCAACGGCAAGGCACGCGTCGGCGTGGAAGCCGTACGGGCGGATCATCCGCTGGCGGCGTTGTTGCCGTGCGATAACGTGTTCGCTATCGAAAGCCGCTGGTATCGTGACAACCCGCTGGTGATTCGCGGCCCAGGAGCTGGCCGCGATGTGACGGCCGGGGCGATTCAGTCAGACCTCAATCGGCTGGCGCAATTGTTGTAATCGCAGCCAACTGAAATCAGAGAACGTTAGCCATCATGTCCTAAAGCCTGCGACCGCAGGCTTTTTTTACGCCGTTGATACGCCCGGTGGCGAAGGACGCGCTTTTTGCCAATACTGAGAGTGTATTCCTTACATTTCATGGGTGTTTTCTGTAATGGGCGTGGCGGGCTTGGTCGTTCGCTACCATGAATTTTCTTCATCTTTCATGAACAAACATCAGCATTTATCACGCTGAAAAGCGTTGACTCTTTAAGCGGATTCGGTCATTTTCTATATAGACGTCTAAACGTATAGACGTTTATAGAAAATAACGATGATAATGGCGAATTGAGGTAAGGATATGAGTTTTTTCCACGCGAACCATCAGGAAGCGCTGAACCAGAACCTAGCGGAATTACAGGGCCGGATTAACGTTTCCTTTGAGTTTTTCCCGCCGCGCACCAGCGAGATGGAAGAAACGCTGTGGAGCTCTATTGATCGCCTCAGTAGCCTGAAGCCCAAATTTGTGTCGGTGACTTACGGCGCCAACTCCGGTGAGCGTGACCGCACCCACAGCATCATCAAAGGCATCAAGGAACGCACCGGCCTGGAAGCCGCGCCGCACCTGACCTGTATCGATGCTTCCCGCAATGAACTGAAAGCCATTGCCCAGGACTACTGGCAGAGCGGCATCCGCCATATCGTCGCCCTGCGCGGCGACTTGCCGGCGGACGGCGGCAAACCGGAGATGTACGCCTCTGATCTGGTCACGTTGCTCAAGGACGTGGGGGATTTTGATATTTCGGTCGCGGCCTATCCTGAAGTGCATCCGGAAGCGAAAAGCGCGCAGGCGGACCTGATCAATCTCAAACGCAAGATTGATGCCGGCGCCAACCGTGCCATCACGCAGTTCTTTTTTGACGTGGAAAGCTATCTGCGCTTTCGTGATCGCTGCGTCACTACCGGTATCGATGTGGAAATCGTACCCGGTATTCTTCCGGTGTCGAACTTCAAGCAGTTGCAGCGTTTCGCCACCATGACCAATGTGCGTGTACCGAACTGGATGACCGCCATGTTTGAAGGGCTGGATAACGACCCGGAAACCCGCAAGATGGTCGGCGCGTCGATTGCTATGGATATGGTGAAGATCCTCAGCCGTGAAGGCGTGAAGGATTTCCATTTCTATACTCTGAACCGCTCTGAGCTGAGTTATGCCATTTGTCATACGCTGGGAGTGCGCCCGGTGACGGCGGCCTGATTTCCTCGCTGACGCGAGTGGCAAATGCCCGCCCGGAGATATCCGGGCGGGCATTTGTGTTTAAGGCATGGGGTATTGTCGGCGTGAATAACGATATTTGAAGAAAAAAAGCGATATTCGAAGAGAAAAAAAGGGCGGGCCGAAGCCCGCCAAAGTTTCGTTGGCTTTATAAAAATTTATGTGGTCAGGAACGTTTCGAGTTCTTCGCTGCCGCCGATATGGCGGCCGCCCATGAATACCTGGGGAACGGTGCTACGCCCGGTCACGGCCCGCAGGCTCACCGTGGTGGCATCTTTACCCAGCATGATTTCCTCGTATTGAATACCGCGATCCTGCAGCAACTGTTTGGCTTTGGCGCAAAACGGGCAGCCGGGTTTGGTAAACAGTGAAACAGATTCCTGAACCTTATAGTGGGGAGCAAGGTACTTCAGCATGGTGTCGGCGTCGGAAACTTCAAACGGGTCGCCCGGCTTGTTGGGTTCAACAAACATTTTCTCCACCACGCCGTGACGAACCAGCATGGAGTAGCGCCAGGAGCGGGGACCGAAGCCCAGTTCCGCTTTTTCGACCAGCATGTTCATGGCGTGAGTAAACTCACCGTTGCCATCGGGAATAAACGTAATGTTTTCTGCGTTTTGGTCGGCTTTCCAGGCATTCATCACAAAAGTATCATTCACGGATACGCATAAAACCGCGTCCACGCCAAATTGCTTGAATACCGCAGCCAACTCGTTATAGCGTGGCAAATGACTGGAAGAGCAGGTTGGTGTAAAAGCTCCTGGCAAGGAAAAGACGACCACGGTCTTGTTGTTGAAGAGTTCCCCGGTCGTCACGTCAACCCATTGATCTCCCTGACGGGTATGGAAAATTACTGACGGAATTTTTTTGCCTTCTTGGCTTACAAACATTTTTCGGTCCCTGCTAGTCGAAACGTTCTGTTTGGCTGAATCCGTCAGTGCTCAGGACTCGGTTTGTTAGGGTCATTATTCATTACAAAGGTTGATAGGACTAATCGTTCGTTGCTATCCTATCTATCGCTAGGGACTATCATGTTTAGAGGAATCAGGGCATGAATATTCGGGATTTAGAGTATCTGGTGGCATTGGCGGAGCATCGTCATTTCCGACGCGCAGCGGATTCTTGCCACGTCAGCCAGCCCACGCTGAGTGGCCAAATTCGAAAACTGGAAGACGAGCTGGGGGTGATGCTGCTGGAGAGAACCAGCCGCAAAGTCCTGTTCACGCAGGCGGGGTTGTTGCTGGTCGAGCAGGCCAGAACCGTATTGCGCGAAGTGAAGGTGCTCAAGGAGATGGCCAGTCAGCAGGGGGAAAGCATGTCTGGTCCGCTGCATATCGGCCTGATCCCGACGGTCGGCCCTTATCTGCTGCCCCAGATTATCCCGATGCTGCACCGTACTTTCCCGAAGCTGGAAATGTACCTGCATGAAGCCCAGACTCACCAACTGTTGGCCCAGCTTGACAGCGGCAAGCTGGATTGCGCCATTCTGGCGATGGTGAAAGAGTCGGAAGCCTTTATCGAAGTGCCGCTGTTTGATGAGCCGATGAAGCTGGCGATTTATCAGGATCACCCCTGGGCGAACCGCGAGCGGGTGGCGATGTCCGATTTGTCGGGCGAAAAGTTGTTGATGTTGGAAGACGGGCACTGCCTGCGCGATCAGGCGATGGGATTTTGTTTCCAGGCGGGCGCGGACGAGGATACCCATTTCCGCGCCACCAGCCTGGAAACCCTGCGCAACATGGTAGCGGCGGGCAGCGGTATTACCCTGCTGCCGTCGCTGGCGGTGCCGCGGGAGCGAATGCGTGACGGCGTGTGCTATCTGCCTTGTTACAAACCGGAGCCCAAACGTACCATCGCGCTGGTGTATCGTCCGGGCTCGCCGTTGCGCAGCCGTTATGAGCAATTGGCCGATTCGGTGCGCGAACACATGCAACTCCACATGGAACAGCTGTCGAAACAGTCGGCTTAATCAAGTTGTCGGCTTAACTAACTAATTGATCCAATAAACAATTGATTTAATAAAACAATTGATTTAATCAAAACGATTGATTTAGCCAAAACGACTCGTCATCAAAAAACCGGTCATCAAAATAACCGGTTTAAACCGTTCAGCGCAGCTACCCGATAGGCTTCGGCCATCGTCGGGTAGTTGAATGTGGTGTTGACAAAGTACTCAATAGTATTGCCTTCGCCTTTCTGTTCCATGATGGCCTGACCGATGTGAATGATTTCGGCCGCGCGCTCGCCAAAGCAGTGAATACCCAGAATCTGCTTGGTGTCGCGGTGGAACAGAATTTTCAGGCTACCGACGTTCATCCCGACAATCTGCGCCCGCGCCAGGTGTTTGAATTGGGCGCGGCCCACTTCATACGGCACTTTCATGGCGGTAAGTTCCTGCTCGGTTTTGCCGACGGAACTGATCTCCGGGATAGTGTAAATGCCGGTGGGAATATCTTCGATCAGGTGCGCGGTAGCATCGCCTTTGGTGATGGCCTGCGCCGCGATGCGGCCCTGATCATAAGCGGCCGACGCCAGACTGGGGTAACCGATCACATCGCCCACGGCGTAGATGTGCGCCTGAGCGGTCTGGTACATGCTGTTAACCTTCAACAGGCCGCGGCTGTCCGTTTCCAGCCCAATATTTTCCAGTTCCAGCGTTTCGGTGTTGCCGGTGCGTCCGTTGGCGTAGAGCAGGCAGTCCGCCTTCATCTTTTTGCCGGATTTCAGATGGATGATAACGCCGTCATCCAGACCTTCAATGCATTCGAATTCCTCGTTATGACGAATCACGACGCCGCTGTTCCAGAAGTGATAGGACAGCGCGTCGGACATCTCCTGATCGAGAAACGCCAGCAGACGATCGCGGGTATTGATCAGATCGACCTTCACGTTCAACCCCCGGAAGATCGACGCGTATTCGCAGCCGATCACCCCAGCACCGTAGATGATCACATGCTTGGGCTCATAATCCAGGTCAAGAATGGAATCGCTGTCGTAGATGCGGGGATGGTCGAAATCCACCCCAGCCGGATGATAAGGCCGCGAACCGGTGGCGATAATGATATTCGCGGCGGTCAGCGTATCGTGGGTGTCATCCGGGTAGTAGACCGCGATGGTATGCGCATCAATAAAACG is from Dickeya dianthicola NCPPB 453 and encodes:
- the metF gene encoding methylenetetrahydrofolate reductase, with amino-acid sequence MSFFHANHQEALNQNLAELQGRINVSFEFFPPRTSEMEETLWSSIDRLSSLKPKFVSVTYGANSGERDRTHSIIKGIKERTGLEAAPHLTCIDASRNELKAIAQDYWQSGIRHIVALRGDLPADGGKPEMYASDLVTLLKDVGDFDISVAAYPEVHPEAKSAQADLINLKRKIDAGANRAITQFFFDVESYLRFRDRCVTTGIDVEIVPGILPVSNFKQLQRFATMTNVRVPNWMTAMFEGLDNDPETRKMVGASIAMDMVKILSREGVKDFHFYTLNRSELSYAICHTLGVRPVTAA
- a CDS encoding glutathione peroxidase; translated protein: MFVSQEGKKIPSVIFHTRQGDQWVDVTTGELFNNKTVVVFSLPGAFTPTCSSSHLPRYNELAAVFKQFGVDAVLCVSVNDTFVMNAWKADQNAENITFIPDGNGEFTHAMNMLVEKAELGFGPRSWRYSMLVRHGVVEKMFVEPNKPGDPFEVSDADTMLKYLAPHYKVQESVSLFTKPGCPFCAKAKQLLQDRGIQYEEIMLGKDATTVSLRAVTGRSTVPQVFMGGRHIGGSEELETFLTT
- the oxyR gene encoding DNA-binding transcriptional regulator OxyR; this encodes MNIRDLEYLVALAEHRHFRRAADSCHVSQPTLSGQIRKLEDELGVMLLERTSRKVLFTQAGLLLVEQARTVLREVKVLKEMASQQGESMSGPLHIGLIPTVGPYLLPQIIPMLHRTFPKLEMYLHEAQTHQLLAQLDSGKLDCAILAMVKESEAFIEVPLFDEPMKLAIYQDHPWANRERVAMSDLSGEKLLMLEDGHCLRDQAMGFCFQAGADEDTHFRATSLETLRNMVAAGSGITLLPSLAVPRERMRDGVCYLPCYKPEPKRTIALVYRPGSPLRSRYEQLADSVREHMQLHMEQLSKQSA
- the metB gene encoding cystathionine gamma-synthase gives rise to the protein MTRKQATIAVRSGLNNDEQFGCVVPPIHLSSTYNFTGFNEPRAHDYSRRGNPTRDVVQRALAELEGGAGAVMTSSGMSAILLVCTVFLRPGDLLVAPHDCYGGSYRLFDSLSKRGAYRVKFVDQGNAADLKAALAEKPKLVLVESPSNPLLRVVDIAAICQAAREAGAVSVVDNTFLSPALQNPLKLGADLVVHSCTKYLNGHSDVVAGAVIARDPEVVTELAWWANNIGVTGAAFDSYLLLRGLRTLSPRMTMAQKNALQIVEYLQHQPLVKTLYHPSLPGNAGHEIARRQQSGFGAMLSFELDGDEDTLRRFLSALDLFTLAESLGGVESLISHAATMTHAGMAPQARAAAGISETLLRISVGIEDGDDLVASLDRAFQAAAKR
- the sthA gene encoding Si-specific NAD(P)(+) transhydrogenase — protein: MQQQYDYDAIVIGSGPGGEGAAMGLAKQGAKIAVIERYYNVGGGCTHWGTIPSKALRHAVSRIIEFNQNPLYSDNARVISSSFSDILRHADSVIGQQTRMRQGFYERNHCELFSGEARFIDAHTIAVYYPDDTHDTLTAANIIIATGSRPYHPAGVDFDHPRIYDSDSILDLDYEPKHVIIYGAGVIGCEYASIFRGLNVKVDLINTRDRLLAFLDQEMSDALSYHFWNSGVVIRHNEEFECIEGLDDGVIIHLKSGKKMKADCLLYANGRTGNTETLELENIGLETDSRGLLKVNSMYQTAQAHIYAVGDVIGYPSLASAAYDQGRIAAQAITKGDATAHLIEDIPTGIYTIPEISSVGKTEQELTAMKVPYEVGRAQFKHLARAQIVGMNVGSLKILFHRDTKQILGIHCFGERAAEIIHIGQAIMEQKGEGNTIEYFVNTTFNYPTMAEAYRVAALNGLNRLF
- a CDS encoding bifunctional aspartate kinase/homoserine dehydrogenase II; this translates as MSALGIAAAVKGRQLHKFGGSSLADVKCYQRVAGIMADYSQAGDLMVVSAAGSTTNQLISWLNLSQSDRISAHQVQQSLRRYQSELISGLLPAETAAPLINEFIRDLERLAALLDSKVTDAAYAEVVGHGEIWSARLMAAVLSQRNLPAAWLDARTFLRAERAAQPQVDEGRSWPLLQQLLTQHAGQRLVITGFISSNDAGETVLLGRNGSDYSATQIGALAGVERVTIWSDVAGVYSADPRKVKDACLLPLLRLDEASELARLAAPVLHARTLQPVSGSDIDLQLRCSYQPEQGSTRIERVLASGTGAKIVTSHDDVCLIEIGIPADHDFARMHKDVEQLLQKSQIRPLALGVHQDRNLLQLCYTSEVIHSAWQVLEQAALPVSLHLREGLALVALVGAGVCRNPLHSHRFYQQLRDQPIEFVWQAEDNISLVAVLRVGPTEHLVRGLHHSLFRAEKRIGLVLFGKGNIGSRWLELFAREQSLISARTGFEFTLAGVVDSSRSLLNYEGLDASRVLAFFGDEAQERDDDELFLWMRAHPYDDLVVLDVTASQSVADLYLDFASYGFHVISANKLAGASGGDNYRQIRDAFAKTGRHWLYNATVGAGLPVNYAVRDLRESGDSILAISGIFSGTLSWLFLQFDGTVPFTELVDQAWQQGLTEPDPRVDLSGQDVMRKLVILAREAGYEIEPNQVRVESLVPAGCENGSVDQFFEDGEPLNQHMLQRLEAANEMGLVLRYVARFDVNGKARVGVEAVRADHPLAALLPCDNVFAIESRWYRDNPLVIRGPGAGRDVTAGAIQSDLNRLAQLL